The following are encoded together in the Nocardioides sp. Arc9.136 genome:
- a CDS encoding replication-associated recombination protein A has product MDGLFEVPGGRSGGGGSLAANTHASAPLAVRMRPRTLDELVGQEQLRAPGAPLRQLIENDQSMSLLLWGPPGTGKTTIASIVSQQTDRRFVEVSAVSAGVKEVRAAIDTARAELVATGRETVLFVDEVHRFSKAQQDALLPGVENRWVTLVAATTENPFFSVISPLLSRSLLLRLESLTDEHVRGVLDQALVDERGLAGRFGVEEEALDHLVRLAGGDARRSLTYLEAATGAAAARGSEVVTLEMAETAVDQAAVRYDRQGDQHYDVTSAFIKSVRGSDADAALHYLARMMEAGEDPRFIARRLMILASEDIGLADPTALPTAVAAAQTVQLIGMPEAQLTLAHATIALAVAPKSNAVTTAIGAAVADVRAGKIGPVPAHLRDAHYSGAKKLGHGATYKYSHDEPYGIAEQQYAPDVVLDAEYYRPTALGAEAAVKERWERVRRLIRGAGRSARSGR; this is encoded by the coding sequence GTGGACGGACTCTTCGAGGTGCCGGGTGGCCGGAGCGGCGGCGGGGGGTCCCTGGCGGCGAACACGCACGCCTCGGCGCCCCTCGCCGTGCGGATGCGCCCGCGCACCCTCGACGAGCTGGTCGGCCAGGAGCAGCTGCGGGCACCCGGTGCACCCCTGCGGCAGCTGATCGAGAACGACCAGTCGATGTCGCTGCTGCTGTGGGGACCTCCGGGCACCGGCAAGACGACGATCGCCTCGATCGTCAGCCAGCAGACCGACCGGCGCTTCGTGGAGGTCTCCGCGGTCTCCGCCGGCGTCAAGGAGGTGCGCGCGGCGATCGACACCGCCCGCGCCGAGCTGGTGGCGACCGGCCGGGAGACGGTGCTGTTCGTCGACGAGGTGCACCGGTTCAGCAAGGCCCAGCAGGACGCGCTGCTGCCCGGCGTCGAGAACCGCTGGGTCACCCTGGTCGCGGCCACGACGGAGAACCCGTTCTTCAGCGTGATCTCCCCGCTGCTCTCGCGCAGCTTGCTGCTCCGGCTGGAGTCACTGACCGACGAGCACGTCCGCGGCGTCCTGGACCAGGCGCTGGTCGACGAGCGCGGGCTGGCCGGCCGGTTCGGCGTCGAGGAGGAGGCGCTCGACCACCTGGTCCGTCTCGCCGGCGGTGACGCGCGGCGCTCGCTGACCTACCTGGAGGCGGCGACCGGCGCGGCGGCGGCCCGCGGCTCGGAGGTGGTGACCCTCGAGATGGCCGAGACCGCCGTCGACCAGGCGGCGGTGCGCTACGACCGGCAGGGCGACCAGCACTACGACGTCACGAGCGCCTTCATCAAGTCGGTGCGCGGGTCGGACGCCGATGCCGCGCTGCACTACCTGGCCCGGATGATGGAGGCGGGGGAGGACCCCCGCTTCATCGCCCGGCGGCTGATGATCCTCGCCAGCGAGGACATCGGCCTCGCGGACCCGACGGCGCTGCCGACCGCGGTCGCCGCCGCGCAGACCGTGCAGCTGATCGGCATGCCCGAGGCGCAGCTGACCCTGGCCCACGCGACCATCGCCCTCGCCGTCGCCCCGAAGTCGAACGCCGTCACGACGGCGATCGGCGCCGCGGTCGCCGACGTCCGCGCCGGCAAGATCGGGCCGGTCCCCGCGCACCTGCGCGACGCCCACTACTCGGGGGCCAAGAAGCTGGGCCACGGCGCGACGTACAAGTACAGCCACGACGAGCCCTACGGCATCGCCGAGCAGCAGTACGCCCCCGACGTCGTGCTGGACGCGGAGTACTACCGACCGACGGCGCTGGGCGCCGAGGCGGCGGTCAAGGAGCGCTGGGAGCGGGTGCGCCGCCTGATCCGCGGCGCCGGTCGGTCCGCGCGATCCGGACGGTAG
- a CDS encoding ABC transporter ATP-binding protein, translating to MSTHTGGDDLPSSHELEPRSASGHTATLPPATAEPILEVEDLRMYFPVKSRGLVRRTIGQVQAVDGVSFQVPKGGSLGLVGESGCGKSTTGRLVTRLYEPTDGAIRFEGEDIAKTSARGLKPLRREIQMIFQDPYTSLNPRHTVGSIIGAPLEIHKVVPKDKVLPRVQELLEIVGLNPEHYNRYPHEFSGGQRQRIGIARALTLQPKLLVADEPVSALDVSIQAQVVNLLQDLQREFDIAFLFIAHDLAIVRHFCPEIAVMYLGKIVEIGDRTSLYERPLHPYSQALLSAVPDIKQAAIGGRRERIQLTGDVPSPINPPSGCRFRTRCPLAQDICAKVEPPLMQVGPRHKVACHFAGELGKHPAEPLTPRLLGVDKYGDSDPGASPVDGLNTGPGYGDRWFDVHSRTFQDARSAS from the coding sequence ATGTCGACCCACACCGGTGGCGACGACCTGCCGTCGTCCCACGAGCTCGAGCCGCGCTCGGCGAGCGGGCACACCGCCACGCTGCCGCCGGCGACCGCGGAGCCGATCCTCGAGGTCGAGGACCTGCGGATGTACTTCCCGGTGAAGTCCCGTGGCCTGGTCCGCCGGACCATCGGCCAGGTCCAGGCGGTCGACGGCGTCTCCTTCCAGGTCCCCAAGGGCGGCTCGCTCGGCCTGGTCGGCGAGTCCGGCTGCGGCAAGTCCACGACCGGCCGCCTGGTCACCCGGCTCTACGAGCCGACCGACGGCGCGATCCGGTTCGAGGGCGAGGACATCGCCAAGACCTCGGCGCGTGGGCTGAAGCCGCTGCGCCGCGAGATCCAGATGATCTTCCAGGACCCGTACACGTCGCTGAACCCCCGCCACACGGTGGGCTCGATCATCGGCGCGCCGCTGGAGATCCACAAGGTCGTCCCGAAGGACAAGGTCCTGCCGCGCGTGCAGGAGCTGCTCGAGATCGTCGGCCTGAACCCCGAGCACTACAACCGCTACCCGCACGAGTTCTCCGGTGGCCAGCGCCAGCGCATCGGCATCGCCCGCGCGCTCACGCTGCAGCCCAAGCTGCTCGTGGCCGACGAGCCGGTCTCCGCGCTCGACGTGTCGATCCAGGCCCAGGTGGTGAACCTGCTGCAGGACCTGCAGCGCGAGTTCGACATCGCCTTCCTCTTCATCGCCCACGACCTCGCGATCGTCCGGCACTTCTGCCCCGAGATCGCGGTGATGTACCTCGGCAAGATCGTCGAGATCGGCGACCGCACGTCGCTCTACGAGCGTCCGCTGCACCCCTACAGCCAGGCGCTGCTCTCGGCCGTGCCGGACATCAAGCAGGCAGCGATCGGCGGGCGGCGCGAGCGCATCCAGCTCACCGGCGACGTCCCCAGCCCGATCAACCCGCCGTCCGGCTGCCGGTTCCGCACGCGGTGCCCGCTGGCCCAGGACATCTGCGCCAAGGTCGAGCCGCCGCTCATGCAGGTCGGCCCGCGGCACAAGGTGGCCTGCCACTTCGCCGGCGAGCTCGGCAAGCACCCCGCCGAGCCGCTGACCCCGCGCCTGCTGGGCGTGGACAAGTACGGCGACTCCGACCCGGGCGCGAGCCCGGTCGACGGGCTGAACACCGGCCCGGGGTACGGCGACCGCTGGTTCGACGTCCACTCGCGCACCTTCCAGGACGCCCGCTCCGCGTCGTGA
- a CDS encoding DUF6167 family protein, which yields MSRGLWFVAGAGAGVYAMVRGRRAAEALTADGLRDRWNGLALGARLLREEVAQGKAEAEVDLRARLGLTPAGTPELAAPAPTDHHQRSSTTPDTAQHEEGTT from the coding sequence ATGAGCCGCGGCCTCTGGTTCGTCGCCGGGGCCGGAGCGGGGGTCTACGCCATGGTGCGTGGCCGCCGCGCGGCCGAGGCGCTGACCGCCGACGGGCTCCGCGACCGGTGGAACGGCCTGGCGCTGGGCGCCCGGCTGCTCCGCGAGGAGGTCGCCCAGGGCAAGGCCGAGGCGGAGGTCGACCTCCGCGCCCGGCTGGGGCTCACCCCGGCCGGCACGCCCGAGCTGGCCGCACCGGCGCCCACCGACCACCACCAGCGATCCAGCACCACCCCCGACACCGCACAGCACGAGGAAGGCACCACCTGA
- the ruvX gene encoding Holliday junction resolvase RuvX, translating into MRHGVRLGIDPGDARIGVARSDPTGFLATPVETVRRGKGDLARIARILREVAEESEVAEVVVGLPRSLSGGEGPAAVKTREFAGRLARRVAPTPVRLVDERLTTVSAEAMLRDRGRSGSKRRAVVDQAAAVLILQHALDTERTTGNAPGEIVRAAPEEPEETQ; encoded by the coding sequence TTGAGGCACGGCGTACGGCTCGGCATCGACCCGGGGGACGCCCGGATCGGCGTCGCCCGCAGCGACCCGACCGGGTTCCTCGCGACCCCGGTCGAGACGGTCCGGCGTGGGAAGGGTGACCTCGCCCGGATCGCGCGGATCCTCCGGGAGGTCGCCGAGGAGTCCGAGGTCGCCGAGGTGGTCGTCGGCCTGCCCCGCAGCCTCTCGGGCGGCGAGGGGCCGGCGGCGGTCAAGACGCGCGAGTTCGCGGGCCGGCTGGCCCGCCGCGTCGCGCCCACGCCGGTGCGCCTGGTCGACGAGCGGCTGACCACCGTGTCGGCGGAGGCTATGCTCCGCGACCGAGGCAGGTCCGGCAGCAAGCGGCGAGCGGTGGTCGACCAGGCCGCGGCGGTCCTGATCCTCCAGCACGCGCTCGACACCGAGCGCACGACGGGGAACGCCCCCGGCGAGATCGTCCGGGCAGCGCCCGAGGAGCCCGAGGAGACCCAGTGA
- the alaS gene encoding alanine--tRNA ligase, producing MDTAEIRRRFVAHFEANAHTVVPSASLLLDDPNLLFVNAGMVPFKPYFLGQETAPYDRAVSVQKCVRTLDIEEVGKTTRHGTFFQMCGNFSFGDYFKEGAIRFAWSLITGSVEEGGLGFDPELIWVTVLPSDDEARGLWKSIAGLPDERIQERGLKDNYWSMGVPGPGGPCSEIYVDRGPEHGPDGGPNADEDRFLEIWNLVFMQESLSAVRAKDDFDVEGPLPAKNIDTGMGLERVAYLLQGKQNMYEIDEVFPVIERASELTGKAYGANAEDDVRFRVVADHVRSALMLIGDGVTPGNEARGYVLRRLLRRAVRSMRLLGYEDRSLPELLPVSMSRMKASYPELESDFERISRVAYAEEDAFRKTLQAGTQIFDQAAQQVKASGESRLTGDKAFALHDTYGFPIDLTLEMASEAGLSVDEEGFRSLMTEQRERAKADARAKKGQHADTGVYRGILDAHGPTEWLAYETLETESRPLALLSGGAPARSLAAGEVGELVLDRTPFYAESGGQAADAGTIEFDGGRLEVLDVQRPVRGLVVHQVRVVDGELDASGSAALHARVDPEWRLGARQAHSGTHVVHAALREVLGPTALQSGSYNRPGYLRLDFGWTTGLTPGQVHDIEQVSNHALRADLPVSWQYMTLPEAKDWGAIALFGETYDDTKVRVVEIGGPWSRELCGGTHVDHSSQIGTLVVTGESSVGSGNRRIEALTGVEGFAYLARERDVVHQLTGLLKTQPDDLVGRVSELVERLRAVEKEAEKARVAQLLAAGGQLAAGAQVVGGVHVVAHRADGASGGDVRTLAMDVRGRLPQGEPGVVVVIGAADGKVSVVAAVTDAGRERGLSANALVRAVGPLVGGKGGGKDDVAQGGGTDASRIDEAIALVTAEVARTVGA from the coding sequence ATGGACACCGCGGAGATCCGCCGACGGTTCGTGGCCCACTTCGAGGCCAACGCGCACACGGTCGTGCCGTCCGCCTCGCTGCTGCTCGACGACCCCAACCTGCTCTTCGTCAACGCGGGCATGGTGCCGTTCAAGCCCTACTTCCTCGGCCAGGAGACCGCGCCGTACGACCGCGCGGTCAGCGTCCAGAAGTGCGTGCGCACCCTCGACATCGAGGAGGTGGGCAAGACCACCCGGCACGGCACGTTCTTCCAGATGTGCGGCAACTTCTCCTTCGGCGACTACTTCAAGGAGGGGGCGATCCGGTTCGCCTGGAGCCTGATCACCGGCTCGGTGGAGGAGGGCGGCCTGGGCTTCGACCCCGAGCTGATCTGGGTGACCGTGCTGCCCTCCGACGACGAGGCGCGTGGGCTGTGGAAGAGCATCGCCGGCCTGCCCGACGAGCGGATCCAGGAGCGCGGGCTCAAGGACAACTACTGGAGCATGGGCGTGCCCGGCCCGGGTGGGCCGTGCTCGGAGATCTACGTCGACCGCGGCCCCGAGCACGGCCCCGACGGCGGCCCGAACGCCGACGAGGACCGGTTCCTGGAGATCTGGAACCTGGTCTTCATGCAGGAGTCGCTCAGCGCCGTGCGCGCCAAGGACGACTTCGACGTCGAGGGCCCCCTGCCGGCGAAGAACATCGACACCGGCATGGGTCTCGAGCGGGTCGCCTACCTGCTGCAGGGCAAGCAGAACATGTACGAGATCGACGAGGTCTTCCCCGTCATCGAGCGGGCCAGCGAGCTCACCGGCAAGGCGTACGGCGCGAACGCCGAGGACGACGTCCGGTTCCGCGTCGTCGCCGACCACGTGCGCAGCGCGCTGATGCTCATCGGCGACGGCGTCACCCCCGGCAACGAGGCCCGCGGCTACGTGCTGCGCCGGCTCCTGCGCCGCGCCGTGCGCTCGATGCGGCTGCTCGGCTACGAGGACCGGTCGCTGCCCGAGCTGCTCCCGGTCAGCATGAGCCGGATGAAGGCGTCCTACCCCGAGCTCGAGTCGGACTTCGAGCGGATCAGCCGGGTGGCGTACGCCGAGGAGGACGCGTTCCGCAAGACGCTCCAGGCCGGCACCCAGATCTTCGACCAGGCCGCCCAGCAGGTGAAGGCGTCGGGGGAGTCGCGGCTCACCGGCGACAAGGCCTTCGCCCTGCACGACACCTACGGCTTCCCGATCGACCTGACCCTGGAGATGGCCTCCGAGGCCGGTCTCAGCGTGGACGAGGAGGGCTTCCGGTCGCTGATGACCGAGCAGCGCGAGCGGGCCAAGGCCGACGCCCGCGCGAAGAAGGGCCAGCACGCCGACACCGGCGTCTACCGCGGGATCCTCGACGCGCACGGTCCCACCGAGTGGCTGGCCTACGAGACCCTCGAGACCGAGTCGCGGCCGCTGGCGCTGCTCTCCGGCGGCGCCCCGGCGCGTTCCCTGGCCGCGGGCGAGGTCGGCGAGCTCGTGCTCGACCGCACCCCCTTCTACGCCGAGTCCGGCGGCCAGGCCGCCGACGCGGGCACCATCGAGTTCGACGGCGGCCGGCTGGAGGTGCTCGACGTGCAGCGGCCGGTCCGCGGCCTCGTCGTGCACCAGGTCCGGGTCGTCGACGGTGAGCTGGACGCCTCCGGCTCCGCGGCCCTGCACGCCCGGGTCGACCCCGAGTGGCGCCTCGGCGCCCGCCAGGCCCACTCCGGCACCCACGTCGTGCACGCGGCGCTGCGGGAGGTCCTCGGCCCCACGGCGCTGCAGTCCGGCTCCTACAACCGGCCCGGCTACCTGCGCCTGGACTTCGGGTGGACCACCGGTCTCACCCCGGGCCAGGTCCACGACATCGAGCAGGTGTCCAACCACGCCCTGCGCGCCGACCTGCCCGTCTCCTGGCAGTACATGACCCTGCCCGAGGCCAAGGACTGGGGCGCGATCGCGCTGTTCGGCGAGACGTACGACGACACCAAGGTGCGCGTGGTCGAGATCGGCGGCCCGTGGTCGCGCGAGCTCTGCGGCGGCACGCACGTGGACCACTCCTCGCAGATCGGCACCCTCGTCGTCACCGGCGAGTCGTCGGTCGGCTCCGGCAACCGCCGCATCGAGGCCCTCACCGGCGTCGAGGGCTTCGCCTACCTCGCCCGGGAGCGTGACGTCGTCCACCAGCTCACCGGCCTGCTCAAGACCCAGCCCGACGACCTCGTCGGCCGCGTCTCCGAGCTCGTCGAGCGCCTCCGGGCGGTCGAGAAGGAGGCCGAGAAGGCACGCGTCGCCCAGCTCCTGGCGGCCGGCGGCCAGCTCGCCGCGGGGGCCCAGGTCGTCGGCGGCGTGCACGTCGTCGCGCACCGCGCCGACGGCGCGTCCGGCGGCGACGTGCGCACGCTGGCGATGGACGTCCGCGGCCGGCTGCCGCAGGGCGAGCCCGGCGTCGTGGTCGTGATCGGCGCCGCGGACGGCAAGGTCTCGGTCGTCGCGGCCGTCACCGACGCGGGTCGTGAGCGCGGGCTGTCGGCCAACGCCCTGGTCCGTGCGGTCGGACCGCTGGTCGGCGGCAAGGGCGGCGGCAAGGACGACGTCGCGCAGGGCGGCGGCACCGACGCCTCGCGGATCGACGAGGCGATCGCCCTGGTGACCGCGGAGGTCGCGCGGACGGTCGGCGCTTGA